A region from the Halosolutus gelatinilyticus genome encodes:
- a CDS encoding aspartate aminotransferase family protein → MSDHTNETIERQYEEYLPPIWKNLNVPIRRASGVTVEDFDGNEYLDAFSGISVTNVGHNNEAVVDAAKTQLEEFVHGCSYVHPNAPVADLAERLAGETPGDLKKTFFCNSGTEAVEGAIKLARKYTGSKEVISLEMGFHGRTLGSLALTGNRAYKNGMTPTINDVSHVEPPYGYRCPSCDGDICSVDCAENVERVIGTHTAGDLAAIVVEPVMGEGGIVVPPTGWLERVREIAHEHDALLIADEVQTGYGRTGELWAVDHFDVVPDIITQAKGIANGLPLGAFTAREEVADAFESGDHLSTFGGNPVACAAAMATIDELHDGIIDNAREQGAWLGDELAALESEFDVVGDARGLGLMRGLEIVDPAMDGPRGVAPEPDSKLAKRVADRLRDDGVVVGVGGYYSNVLRLQPPLSIERSQLERVVVGVRSALETEVDR, encoded by the coding sequence ATGTCCGATCACACGAACGAGACTATCGAACGGCAGTACGAGGAGTATCTCCCCCCGATCTGGAAGAACTTGAACGTCCCCATTCGGCGAGCGTCGGGGGTGACCGTGGAGGATTTCGACGGAAACGAGTATCTCGACGCGTTTTCAGGGATTTCCGTGACCAACGTCGGACACAACAACGAGGCGGTGGTCGACGCGGCGAAAACGCAACTCGAGGAGTTCGTCCACGGCTGTTCGTACGTCCACCCGAACGCGCCCGTCGCCGACCTCGCCGAGAGACTCGCCGGCGAAACGCCTGGCGATCTCAAGAAGACGTTCTTCTGTAACTCCGGAACGGAAGCCGTCGAGGGGGCGATCAAACTCGCGCGGAAGTACACCGGCAGCAAGGAGGTAATCTCCCTCGAGATGGGGTTCCACGGTCGAACTCTCGGTAGTCTCGCCCTGACCGGAAACAGGGCCTACAAGAACGGAATGACGCCGACTATCAACGACGTTTCGCACGTCGAACCGCCCTACGGCTATCGGTGCCCATCCTGCGACGGCGATATCTGCTCGGTCGACTGCGCCGAGAACGTCGAGCGCGTCATCGGAACTCACACCGCGGGCGACCTCGCCGCGATCGTCGTCGAACCCGTAATGGGCGAGGGCGGAATCGTCGTCCCGCCGACGGGCTGGCTCGAGCGCGTCCGGGAGATCGCCCACGAGCACGACGCGCTGTTGATCGCCGACGAGGTACAGACCGGATACGGTCGGACCGGCGAGCTCTGGGCCGTCGACCACTTCGACGTCGTCCCCGATATCATCACGCAGGCGAAAGGAATCGCGAACGGACTGCCACTCGGAGCGTTTACGGCCCGTGAAGAGGTCGCTGACGCCTTCGAGTCCGGAGACCACCTCTCGACGTTCGGCGGCAATCCCGTCGCCTGTGCGGCTGCGATGGCGACGATCGACGAACTCCACGACGGGATCATCGATAATGCGCGCGAACAGGGCGCGTGGCTCGGGGACGAACTCGCGGCGCTGGAATCCGAGTTCGACGTCGTCGGCGACGCACGCGGACTCGGTCTGATGCGCGGTCTCGAGATCGTCGATCCGGCGATGGACGGACCCCGCGGGGTCGCACCGGAACCCGACTCGAAACTCGCGAAACGCGTCGCGGACCGCCTCCGAGACGACGGCGTCGTCGTCGGCGTCGGTGGATACTACTCGAACGTCCTCCGGCTCCAGCCGCCGCTGTCGATCGAACGGTCGCAGCTCGAGCGGGTCGTCGTGGGAGTTCGATCGGCTCTCGAAACGGAGGTGGATCGATGA
- the speB gene encoding agmatinase, translating to MSDRSRAAAFRERTRGADAELAYAGYNTFLKGEPGSVDDLDDADVAVLGAPYDGAVSNRPGARYGPEAIRRASAWWAYLSGYKGGLTNMDTGRQVDFSRFSVTDCGDVPVFPMDRETTAESITAHVATVAEQAFPVLLGGDHYCTYPSFRGFAEGSDADRVGLVQIDAHTDTVSESSVFGEHFHATPTHHIADSEYVDYDHVSHVGIRGYESPAFFKFAEESGLNLYTMADVRERGIRSVVTDAIDAAGADADAVYVTFDIDAVDPAAAPGTGTPVPGGLSAREALTVMDVLGARDIVGAVDLMEVAPTYDPTEGTQRLAAYLLVRFLEQKFAGT from the coding sequence ATGAGCGACCGATCGCGGGCCGCGGCGTTTCGCGAGCGGACGCGGGGCGCGGACGCCGAACTGGCGTACGCCGGCTACAATACGTTCCTGAAGGGCGAGCCCGGGAGCGTCGACGACCTCGATGACGCCGACGTGGCCGTGCTGGGGGCGCCGTACGACGGCGCCGTGAGCAACCGTCCGGGAGCACGGTACGGTCCCGAGGCGATCCGACGGGCCAGCGCGTGGTGGGCGTACCTCTCGGGTTACAAAGGTGGCCTGACGAACATGGATACCGGCCGACAGGTCGACTTCTCTCGGTTCTCCGTCACCGACTGCGGCGACGTACCGGTCTTCCCGATGGATCGCGAGACGACCGCCGAGAGCATCACGGCACACGTCGCGACGGTCGCCGAACAGGCGTTTCCGGTGTTGCTGGGCGGAGACCACTACTGCACGTACCCCTCCTTCAGGGGGTTCGCGGAGGGCAGCGACGCGGACCGCGTCGGGCTCGTTCAGATTGACGCCCACACCGACACAGTCAGCGAGAGCTCCGTCTTTGGGGAACACTTCCACGCCACGCCGACTCATCACATCGCCGACTCGGAGTACGTGGACTACGACCACGTCAGCCACGTCGGCATCCGGGGTTACGAGAGCCCGGCGTTCTTCAAGTTCGCGGAGGAGAGTGGACTGAACCTCTACACGATGGCCGACGTCCGCGAACGCGGGATTCGATCGGTCGTGACGGACGCGATCGACGCCGCCGGCGCCGACGCCGACGCCGTCTACGTGACCTTCGATATCGACGCGGTCGATCCGGCCGCCGCGCCCGGAACGGGAACGCCGGTCCCAGGCGGACTGTCCGCCCGCGAAGCGCTCACCGTCATGGACGTCCTCGGGGCGCGCGACATCGTCGGTGCGGTCGACCTGATGGAGGTTGCCCCCACCTACGATCCGACAGAGGGAACCCAGCGGTTGGCGGCGTACCTCCTCGTCCGGTTCCTCGAACAGAAGTTTGCCGGGACGTAA
- a CDS encoding DUF7108 family protein, which yields MSDRTGAGAAEDDESVETGADELPADVIDEAERLTRLKRQAIDPDERAAYDERRERLLADHDFTARVRDEGDATLVLHPEEWHENGVVRTDRINDLSRAVEIRLEGAADPDDWDAVDEANRRLVDEVRGTHGDVHGDNAAALADFLSNHYAKPIEAATADELAEFRSEYFVRNAWPSEKQRAAIDDSIRLVYETAGEPVPEFRIQ from the coding sequence ATGAGCGATCGGACCGGAGCCGGCGCGGCCGAAGACGACGAGTCGGTGGAGACCGGCGCCGACGAACTTCCCGCCGACGTCATCGATGAAGCTGAGCGGCTCACCAGGCTCAAACGACAGGCGATCGACCCGGACGAACGCGCGGCCTACGACGAGCGGCGGGAGCGACTGCTCGCCGACCATGACTTTACCGCCCGCGTTCGCGACGAGGGTGACGCGACGCTCGTGCTTCATCCCGAGGAGTGGCACGAGAACGGCGTCGTCCGAACCGATCGGATCAACGATCTCTCGCGCGCGGTAGAGATCCGACTGGAAGGCGCGGCGGATCCGGACGACTGGGACGCCGTCGACGAGGCGAATCGACGGCTCGTTGACGAGGTCAGAGGCACCCACGGCGACGTCCATGGCGACAACGCCGCGGCGCTCGCGGACTTCCTGAGTAACCACTACGCGAAGCCGATCGAGGCGGCGACGGCCGACGAACTCGCCGAGTTTCGGTCGGAGTACTTCGTTCGAAACGCGTGGCCGTCCGAAAAGCAACGAGCCGCGATCGACGACTCGATCAGGCTCGTATACGAGACGGCCGGTGAACCGGTGCCCGAATTCCGGATTCAGTAG
- a CDS encoding PadR family transcriptional regulator, whose product MSEARSITGEQSIARDLTAFQNNILVILAKEPMYGLAIKRELEDYYGTEVNHGRLYPNLDELVDLGLVEKSELDKRTNQYSLTDDGYDAVLDGVTWTLSKVVTDDDRADEIREIVENSY is encoded by the coding sequence ATGTCAGAGGCACGATCAATCACCGGCGAACAGAGTATCGCACGCGATCTCACCGCGTTCCAGAACAACATCCTCGTCATCCTCGCGAAAGAGCCCATGTACGGGCTGGCGATCAAGCGCGAACTCGAGGACTACTACGGCACTGAGGTGAACCACGGCCGCCTCTACCCCAACCTCGACGAACTCGTCGACCTGGGACTCGTCGAGAAGAGCGAACTCGACAAGCGAACCAACCAGTACTCGCTGACCGACGACGGCTACGACGCCGTCCTCGACGGCGTCACGTGGACCCTCTCGAAGGTCGTCACGGACGACGATCGCGCCGACGAGATCCGCGAGATCGTCGAGAATAGCTACTGA
- a CDS encoding NrpR regulatory domain-containing protein, whose translation MAESLDRRSYDLLRLIDEYEPIGSIRLVDCMQRRGYSIKGRTVRLALSELDDRGLTEKVPGKGRRLTDAGRAELDRGDIHGRRERVRARIATLTSQVTYDPFEDIGEVIASAVTVSEADADAGLEALSALADTPIGPVPVATERAGDDWRLLVPSSLTLDGVLLSRGIRADLETAALAEYRLDPDSDAVSTDPADDEGAIVRYTDAISGERSTMDIVTLLLEARRTSATRLIEGTDPALLVVDNREVPLVRYEETRDLSETMRDRLGGILDLRRPRESGPFPLEKPTWDFASLTYGAGEIALSLLVEEGIAASFETLSGLVPRSEFESAAIAVVEE comes from the coding sequence ATGGCCGAATCCCTCGATCGCCGCTCGTACGATCTGCTGCGGCTCATCGACGAATACGAGCCGATCGGCAGTATCCGACTCGTCGACTGTATGCAACGGCGCGGCTATTCGATCAAGGGCCGTACGGTCCGGCTCGCTCTCTCCGAACTCGACGACCGCGGACTCACGGAGAAAGTGCCCGGGAAAGGACGACGATTGACCGACGCCGGTCGAGCCGAACTCGACCGCGGGGACATCCACGGCCGACGCGAACGGGTGCGCGCCCGGATCGCGACCCTGACGAGTCAGGTCACATACGATCCGTTCGAGGACATCGGCGAAGTAATCGCCTCCGCCGTGACGGTCTCCGAGGCCGACGCGGACGCGGGGCTCGAGGCGCTGTCCGCACTGGCCGACACGCCGATCGGTCCGGTCCCGGTCGCGACCGAACGCGCCGGAGACGACTGGCGTCTGCTCGTCCCCTCGAGTCTCACGCTCGACGGCGTCTTGCTCTCTCGAGGGATCAGAGCCGATCTCGAGACCGCTGCGCTCGCGGAATACCGTCTCGATCCGGATTCGGACGCCGTTTCGACGGACCCGGCCGATGACGAGGGTGCGATCGTTCGGTACACGGACGCCATTAGCGGCGAACGGTCGACGATGGACATCGTCACTCTCCTCTTGGAGGCCCGCAGGACGAGCGCGACTCGACTCATCGAGGGAACCGATCCCGCCCTGCTCGTCGTCGACAATCGCGAGGTGCCGCTGGTCCGGTACGAGGAAACGCGCGATCTGTCCGAGACGATGCGCGACCGCCTCGGCGGCATCCTCGACCTGCGTCGGCCCCGCGAGAGTGGTCCGTTCCCGCTCGAAAAACCCACGTGGGACTTCGCCTCGCTCACGTACGGCGCCGGCGAAATCGCGCTCTCGCTGCTCGTCGAAGAAGGGATCGCCGCGTCGTTCGAGACGCTGTCCGGTCTCGTTCCCCGCAGCGAGTTCGAATCCGCCGCGATCGCGGTCGTCGAGGAGTGA
- a CDS encoding inorganic diphosphatase, producing the protein MVNLWEDLGTGPNPPEEIYAVVECLKGERNKYEYDKDVPGVVLDRVLHSNVHYPSDYGFIPQSYYDDEDPFDVLVLVEDQTFPGCVVEARPVALMKMDDDGEQDDKVIAVPTEDPRFDHIEDIDDIPQQQRDEIDEFFATYKNLEAGKEVETLGWEDKQAAYDAIEHAQDLYEEHFG; encoded by the coding sequence ATGGTCAACCTCTGGGAAGACCTCGGAACTGGACCGAACCCGCCGGAAGAGATCTACGCCGTCGTCGAGTGTCTCAAAGGCGAGCGAAACAAATACGAGTACGATAAGGACGTCCCCGGCGTCGTCCTCGATCGGGTGCTCCACAGCAACGTCCACTACCCCAGCGACTACGGCTTCATTCCGCAGTCGTACTACGACGACGAGGATCCCTTCGACGTGCTCGTCCTCGTCGAGGACCAGACGTTCCCCGGCTGCGTCGTCGAGGCCCGTCCCGTCGCCCTGATGAAGATGGACGACGACGGCGAGCAGGACGACAAGGTCATCGCCGTCCCGACGGAGGACCCGCGCTTCGATCACATCGAGGACATAGACGACATCCCTCAGCAACAGCGCGACGAGATCGACGAGTTCTTCGCGACCTACAAGAACCTCGAGGCGGGCAAGGAAGTCGAGACGCTGGGCTGGGAGGACAAGCAAGCCGCCTACGACGCGATCGAGCACGCACAGGACCTCTACGAGGAGCACTTCGGGTAA
- a CDS encoding alkaline phosphatase family protein produces MGLFDRLRGDSDPRVAFIGVDGVPYSLLSENEELFPNFAAIADEGTASEISSIVPPESSACWPSLTTGTNPGETGVYGFQDREVGTYDTYVPMGREVQADRVWDRVQEAGRRATVMNVPVTFPPQRNVQRMVSGFLSPGLDKAAYPDDVRDYLETLDYRIDVNPKLGHQEDRSEFIEDAHATLDARFEAFNHYIEEDDWDLFFGVFMTTDRVNHFLFKDYERNGAYEDEFIDFYRKVDEYIGRLRDALPEDVTMIVASDHGFTSLDYEVHFNEWLREEGWLSFRTDDPEELDDIADETKAYSFIPGRFYINLEGREPRGSVPEDEYDAVRDELKAELEALEGPDGTKVVDRVVEKEDAFRGDHDEIAPDLVAIPNKGFDLKSGFKADSEVFDTGPRNGMHSFDDTALYIDDPDATIGDADLFDVTPTILDLMDVEYGRGEFDGASLV; encoded by the coding sequence ATGGGTCTGTTCGACCGATTGCGGGGCGATAGCGATCCCCGGGTCGCGTTTATCGGTGTAGACGGAGTGCCGTACAGTCTCCTCTCGGAGAACGAGGAACTCTTTCCCAATTTCGCGGCGATCGCCGACGAGGGCACGGCGAGCGAGATTTCGAGCATCGTGCCGCCGGAGTCGAGCGCCTGCTGGCCCTCGCTGACGACCGGAACGAACCCTGGCGAGACGGGCGTCTACGGCTTTCAGGACCGAGAAGTCGGCACCTACGACACCTACGTCCCGATGGGACGAGAGGTCCAGGCCGATCGGGTCTGGGACCGCGTCCAGGAGGCCGGTCGCCGGGCGACCGTCATGAACGTTCCCGTCACGTTCCCGCCACAGCGCAACGTCCAGCGGATGGTCTCGGGCTTTCTCTCTCCCGGACTCGACAAGGCGGCCTACCCCGACGACGTCCGCGACTACCTCGAGACGCTCGACTACCGGATCGACGTCAACCCGAAACTCGGCCATCAGGAGGACAGGTCCGAGTTCATCGAGGACGCCCACGCCACGCTCGACGCCCGGTTCGAGGCGTTCAACCACTACATCGAAGAGGACGACTGGGACCTCTTCTTCGGCGTCTTCATGACGACCGATCGGGTCAACCACTTCCTCTTCAAGGACTACGAGCGCAACGGCGCGTACGAGGACGAGTTCATCGACTTCTACCGGAAGGTCGACGAGTACATCGGCCGACTGCGCGACGCGCTCCCGGAGGACGTCACCATGATCGTCGCCTCCGATCACGGCTTCACCAGCCTCGACTACGAGGTCCACTTCAACGAGTGGCTCCGCGAGGAGGGGTGGCTCTCCTTCCGGACCGACGACCCCGAGGAACTGGACGATATCGCCGACGAGACGAAGGCCTACTCGTTCATCCCCGGCCGCTTCTACATCAACCTCGAGGGTCGCGAACCGCGCGGCTCCGTCCCCGAGGACGAGTACGACGCCGTCCGGGACGAACTCAAGGCCGAACTCGAGGCCCTCGAAGGCCCCGATGGCACCAAGGTCGTCGATCGCGTCGTCGAGAAGGAGGACGCCTTCCGCGGCGACCACGACGAGATCGCCCCCGACCTCGTCGCCATCCCGAACAAGGGTTTCGACCTCAAGTCCGGCTTTAAGGCCGACTCGGAGGTCTTCGACACCGGCCCGCGAAACGGGATGCACAGCTTCGACGATACCGCCCTGTACATCGACGACCCCGACGCGACGATCGGCGACGCCGACCTCTTCGACGTCACGCCGACGATCCTCGACCTGATGGACGTCGAGTACGGCCGCGGCGAGTTCGACGGTGCCAGCCTGGTGTAG
- a CDS encoding DUF371 domain-containing protein → MPLEEVIRARGHENVRAEHASTFEVTTDDYLTSAGDCILAIEADRAPADFDPDFVDACQDREATITVTIDADGYSDSVTGRGNPDLEFTSERSAVGRTSDYVDDRTIVNGAEFAAEGFDRDLVDALADGAEATVTITVD, encoded by the coding sequence ATGCCACTCGAGGAAGTCATTCGCGCTCGCGGTCACGAGAACGTTCGCGCCGAGCACGCGAGCACGTTCGAGGTGACGACCGACGACTATCTCACGTCCGCGGGGGACTGCATCCTCGCGATCGAGGCCGATCGCGCGCCGGCCGATTTCGATCCCGACTTCGTCGACGCCTGTCAGGACCGGGAGGCGACGATCACCGTCACGATCGACGCCGACGGCTACAGCGACAGCGTGACCGGTCGCGGGAATCCCGACTTGGAGTTCACCAGCGAGCGCAGCGCGGTGGGCCGAACGAGCGACTACGTGGACGACCGGACGATCGTAAACGGCGCCGAGTTCGCGGCCGAAGGGTTCGATCGGGATCTCGTCGACGCGCTGGCCGACGGCGCCGAGGCGACGGTGACGATCACCGTCGACTGA
- a CDS encoding sodium:solute symporter, with protein MVNTLIDGSIVALYFLAMVGVGYWGYQRSESLEDYFVAGRNIPLWMYVPVMSAIILGGASTIGGGGLGYDHGISGAWLVVWLGLGVAAIGFLISTDLANLEAYTIGDVLERRFDKYSGTVGAAIAGVYALAIAITQIIAIGTTLNALFGVDITTMIVAAGTIVVLYTSMGGMLSVTITDFVQWIIMTVGVFLLALPLGLMEVGGVSGLGAELDPSYFSPTGIGLSTVVSYFLLYCLGIMIGQDIWQRVFTADSPETARIGNIATGVYAVVYGIATAVLGMIALVLFPALENPDMALPMMVLEIVPVGLSGLILAGFISAMMSTADSALLASSTLFTNDVYRRFINPDASDNRSTQISRLLILVLGAGATATAVWIGDVIAALTLAYNLLVGAIFVPILGAFFWKRATWQGALSSIVVSNAVVVASMILYGFGSDRPIVVGLATSLVVFVTVSLVTATPSRSDTDQWLESGEESKHPE; from the coding sequence ATGGTAAATACACTCATTGATGGTTCGATCGTCGCCCTATACTTTCTGGCGATGGTCGGCGTCGGCTACTGGGGGTATCAACGCTCGGAATCACTCGAGGATTACTTCGTCGCGGGACGAAACATCCCGCTGTGGATGTACGTGCCGGTGATGTCGGCCATCATCCTCGGCGGCGCGTCCACGATCGGCGGCGGCGGACTCGGGTACGACCATGGGATTTCCGGCGCGTGGCTCGTCGTATGGCTCGGCCTCGGGGTCGCAGCGATCGGCTTTCTCATCTCGACGGACCTCGCCAACCTCGAGGCGTACACGATCGGTGACGTCCTCGAACGGCGGTTCGACAAGTATTCCGGTACCGTCGGCGCGGCGATCGCCGGCGTCTACGCGCTCGCGATTGCGATCACGCAAATCATCGCTATCGGGACGACCCTCAACGCGCTGTTCGGCGTCGATATAACGACGATGATCGTCGCCGCGGGCACGATCGTCGTCCTCTACACGTCGATGGGCGGTATGCTCTCCGTGACGATTACCGACTTCGTTCAGTGGATCATCATGACCGTCGGCGTCTTCCTGCTCGCGCTTCCACTCGGCCTCATGGAAGTCGGCGGCGTCTCGGGACTCGGCGCGGAACTCGATCCCTCGTATTTCAGTCCGACGGGCATCGGGCTGAGCACGGTCGTGAGTTACTTCCTGTTGTACTGTCTGGGGATCATGATCGGACAGGACATCTGGCAGCGCGTGTTCACGGCCGACAGTCCGGAGACCGCCCGGATCGGCAATATCGCGACCGGCGTCTACGCGGTCGTCTACGGTATCGCGACCGCGGTCCTCGGGATGATTGCGCTCGTCCTCTTTCCCGCGCTCGAGAATCCCGATATGGCGCTGCCGATGATGGTTCTCGAGATCGTTCCCGTCGGACTCTCCGGACTGATCCTCGCCGGCTTCATTTCGGCGATGATGTCGACGGCCGACTCGGCGCTGCTGGCTTCGAGCACGCTGTTCACGAACGACGTGTACCGTCGGTTCATCAATCCCGATGCGTCCGACAACCGGTCCACGCAGATCTCGCGACTCCTGATCCTCGTTCTCGGCGCGGGAGCGACCGCGACTGCGGTCTGGATCGGCGACGTCATCGCCGCGCTCACGCTCGCGTACAACCTGCTGGTCGGTGCCATCTTCGTTCCGATCCTCGGCGCCTTCTTCTGGAAGCGCGCGACCTGGCAGGGCGCGCTCTCGTCGATCGTGGTCAGTAACGCCGTCGTCGTCGCGAGTATGATTCTCTACGGCTTCGGTTCGGATCGACCGATCGTCGTCGGCCTGGCGACGAGCCTCGTCGTGTTCGTGACCGTGAGCTTGGTCACTGCAACGCCCTCTCGCAGCGATACCGACCAGTGGCTCGAGTCCGGCGAGGAGTCGAAGCATCCCGAGTGA